The Arachis ipaensis cultivar K30076 chromosome B05, Araip1.1, whole genome shotgun sequence nucleotide sequence TAAAAGAAACCTTCTCCATGCATGTATGGAGTAAGAAGCATAACTAAGCAACCTAACTTTCTCATGCCAAATGTTCCGTATCTCAAGAATATTGACCCCAAATTTAACAATTGAGAAATGATAGGTGTATTATTCTatcctttttactttttattaaaaacttctttttatCATTAATAAAATTTTCGATAACTTTAATCCATTTAGTTTCAAAGCACTATTAATAGTTTTACATGTTACATGTAGATTCAACACGTAATCCTATTTTAATAGAAAtagatatttttatattaattacataaataatcatttataaaaataaatacgaAAATGTTAAAAATGGATAAATATATAATTACATTTTCTCACAATATTTTTTATGCAAATCAATTCGTGTGCAAAGAAATTGACATGCAAAGATCCCACTACACTTTTAAATATAAGGATTAACGAGGGACATATTTAACTAATTTTGGTACTTTTAATTACATGATATAGGAAAGTGAGTTTGAATGACACTGCACAGAAAAGAGGCATGGAACTTAGACTTATAAATGGAATAGCATATAGTGAGCCATGGTTTGGTCGCTGGGGCTACAAATTTGGAAGAGGTTCCTTTGGTGTGACACAATCCATGTACCAAAAAGCCATAGAAGCAATAAGGAGCATGCCACTCTACTTGCTCATACACCACATTGGCGCCAACAATTTCAACCACCACGAAGTGCCCGTCATTTTCTCACGCTACCAAACCCTGTCCGGCCAATCGCTAGTCACACTCGGCGACTTATTTCGCTACATGCTCGAGCTAAAGTCGCGCCTCCCGCGGGAGACGCGAGTTATTGGTAACAATAATTATACTTGTTCCTACAACAACACTAGTAGTACTAGTGCCAGTGCATTGGTTGAGTCCAATAATAATTGCCGTTGGTCACCTAAGAGGATTGAAATGGCAACAAGGGTAATTGTTGAGGCATTGAAGAGAACAGAGTTTAGATGGATTTCAAGACAAGAAGTTAGGGATGCCGCACGTGCTTACATTGGTGACACTGGTTTATTGGATTTTGTGCTAAAGTCACTAGGGAATCATGTTGTTGGGAACTACTTGGTACGTAGGAGCTTAAATCCTGTTACCAAAGTTTTGGAGTATTGCTTAGAAGACATTTCCAATCATGTTTACCATAATTGCAATGAAGGTAGTTTGGCCATCAATAATAGTAatagtaacaataataataaaattaaggaTAAGTACAAGATTTCAAGGGCTCAACTTATGAAGGACATGCTTTATTTGTATAAGTACATCCTAATTGACCCTAAACCAATGATGGGGTTGGAGTTTCTCTCAGCCATACCGTTGGCGGCTAGGATAATTCTCGACACCAAGTTTCTCGTCAAAGACTACTCTGGCGAGGTTCCCACTTTTGGAGTTGAGTTAGGCTCGGATGGAAAACTGAACCTTTATTGCACAATTTTGTTGAGGAACAATTCATGCATTGATGAGGAGTTCTTGAGTAAGGCTATGCCACCCTATGAGTGCATCACTTTGGGTAGCAATGCTACAATCAATGAATTGAAGTTAGAAGTTGAGAGGAATTTTAGGGAAATTTATTGGGGATTAAGGGGATTTGTGGTAGAATCAATTGGGAATTTTAGTGCCAATAATATTATTAGTAATAATGGGAAAGATATGGTTTTGGGGCTAATTGAAGTGATGGGTGGGAAAATAGTGTTAGAGGGTTGGATTGGTGAAATAATTGGAATGATGAATAACAACATGATGATTGGCCAAATGTGTGAGAATGATCCAAAGAATGGGATTGTGGAGTGCACTTGTGGAACAAAAGAAGATGATGGAGAGAGGTTGGTGTGTTGTGATATTTGTGAAACTTGGCAGCATACAA carries:
- the LOC110272029 gene encoding PHD finger protein MALE STERILITY 1-like, with the protein product MNNNNNNNNNNGKSKLIELQGHMMHGVFHSNGFGHLLCVNGLETGSNLAGNQIMDFWNRLCIGLQARKVSLNDTAQKRGMELRLINGIAYSEPWFGRWGYKFGRGSFGVTQSMYQKAIEAIRSMPLYLLIHHIGANNFNHHEVPVIFSRYQTLSGQSLVTLGDLFRYMLELKSRLPRETRVIGNNNYTCSYNNTSSTSASALVESNNNCRWSPKRIEMATRVIVEALKRTEFRWISRQEVRDAARAYIGDTGLLDFVLKSLGNHVVGNYLVRRSLNPVTKVLEYCLEDISNHVYHNCNEGSLAINNSNSNNNNKIKDKYKISRAQLMKDMLYLYKYILIDPKPMMGLEFLSAIPLAARIILDTKFLVKDYSGEVPTFGVELGSDGKLNLYCTILLRNNSCIDEEFLSKAMPPYECITLGSNATINELKLEVERNFREIYWGLRGFVVESIGNFSANNIISNNGKDMVLGLIEVMGGKIVLEGWIGEIIGMMNNNMMIGQMCENDPKNGIVECTCGTKEDDGERLVCCDICETWQHTRCVRIPNDEEIPHIFLCKRCEQEIVMFPSLP